The following are from one region of the Simiduia agarivorans SA1 = DSM 21679 genome:
- the folA gene encoding type 3 dihydrofolate reductase, protein MSEVKLALIVAAAENGTIGRDNQLPWHLPGDLAFFKRCTLGKPIVMGRKTFDSIGRPLPGRPNIVVTRQADWQAEGVTVCNSLEQALAVAGALPEAQSAGEVMVIGGAELYRQALPMAQRLYLTRVHATIEGDAHFPAVEKSDWLLESDERHSAEGSNPYDYSFIVLSRT, encoded by the coding sequence ATGAGTGAGGTGAAGCTGGCGTTGATTGTGGCGGCGGCCGAAAACGGCACCATTGGCCGCGATAATCAATTGCCCTGGCACCTGCCCGGTGATCTGGCCTTTTTCAAACGCTGCACCCTGGGCAAGCCTATTGTCATGGGGCGCAAGACATTCGATTCCATCGGTCGCCCCCTGCCCGGGCGGCCCAATATCGTGGTCACCCGTCAGGCGGATTGGCAGGCGGAGGGTGTTACTGTCTGTAACTCGCTGGAACAGGCGTTGGCCGTGGCAGGCGCACTGCCCGAAGCACAGTCTGCCGGCGAGGTCATGGTGATTGGTGGTGCTGAGTTGTACCGCCAGGCCCTGCCAATGGCCCAACGTCTGTATCTGACACGGGTTCACGCGACTATTGAAGGCGATGCTCACTTCCCGGCAGTGGAGAAATCCGATTGGCTGCTAGAATCTGATGAGCGGCACTCAGCCGAAGGTTCCAATCCGTACGACTATTCGTTTATAGTGCTATCCCGTACGTGA
- a CDS encoding DUF3450 domain-containing protein — translation MKKQRLKAVALSTMLSAGALIGSVAQADQTLNAILQTGQAKTTAAVQSQKRIDKIAEDTNAIVQEFKTVNKQIEGLRVYNAQQEKQIANQLKVIADLEESIDNVTVIERQIQPLILRMLDGLEQFVELDVPFHLDERRARIEQLRSNQERADITVAEKFRQVLEAYKIESEYGRKIDTYKDTLNIGGVDREVNILRVGRIALMYQTTDTKLSGAWDARQKAWVELDSGEYRSSILQGIKIAKKQATNDVMGLPILAPEAK, via the coding sequence ATGAAGAAGCAACGTTTGAAGGCTGTGGCGCTGTCCACCATGCTTTCTGCGGGCGCACTGATTGGCAGTGTGGCCCAGGCAGACCAAACCCTGAATGCAATTCTGCAAACAGGTCAGGCCAAGACCACTGCCGCTGTGCAGTCTCAAAAGCGCATCGACAAGATCGCTGAGGACACCAATGCCATCGTGCAGGAGTTCAAGACTGTCAATAAGCAGATCGAAGGCCTGCGCGTGTATAACGCACAGCAGGAAAAGCAGATTGCTAACCAGTTGAAGGTGATTGCCGATCTGGAAGAATCCATCGACAACGTCACCGTGATCGAGCGTCAGATTCAGCCTCTTATCCTGCGTATGCTGGATGGTCTGGAGCAGTTCGTTGAGCTGGATGTACCTTTCCACCTGGACGAGCGTCGCGCCCGCATCGAGCAGCTGCGCTCCAACCAGGAGCGTGCGGACATTACCGTTGCTGAGAAATTCCGTCAGGTTCTCGAAGCCTACAAAATTGAGTCCGAGTACGGTCGCAAGATCGATACTTACAAGGACACCCTGAACATCGGTGGCGTGGACCGCGAAGTGAACATCCTGCGCGTTGGTCGAATCGCTCTGATGTACCAGACGACCGACACCAAGCTGTCCGGTGCCTGGGATGCGCGTCAGAAGGCGTGGGTAGAGCTGGATTCCGGCGAATACCGTTCATCCATCCTGCAGGGCATCAAGATCGCCAAGAAACAGGCGACCAATGATGTTATGGGCTTACCGATTCTGGCTCCGGAGGCTAAATAA
- a CDS encoding MotA/TolQ/ExbB proton channel family protein, whose product MNMFAKRCLIVAAVGLFGASTAFAQDDQAKSLDELLKMVQQSKISESKEHKQREAEFLRDKANQQSNLNKAKATKAAEERRSEELEKKYKEQEIQVAAKRKQLQERLGSLKELFGHLTSTAGDLRSNINTSVVSAQYGDRTVFLDELIDKMNSATKLPKIEEIEKLWYEMQRETVEGGKIASFTGTVIKPNGDKLTQTIVRIGNYNLVSDGKYLTFDPKNGKIEELVRQPDAFTANAAALQNATSGFTKTGIDPTGPAGGSLLQALINSPSLEERWHQGGTTGYVITAVGAFALLLALIRFFALVGISSKVSAQLKQEKANPNNPLGRVLKVAEDNPNVDGETLELKLEEAVLKERPAIESGLQLLKIISMVAPLLGLLGTVTGMIVTFQAITIFGAGDPKAMAGGISGALVTTVLGLIVAIPTVLLHTFLNGKAKRVLHILEEQSAGIIAENAEKK is encoded by the coding sequence ATGAATATGTTTGCTAAGCGCTGCCTGATTGTTGCAGCGGTAGGCCTGTTTGGTGCGAGCACTGCCTTCGCCCAGGATGACCAGGCCAAGTCTCTTGATGAACTGTTGAAAATGGTTCAGCAATCCAAAATTTCCGAGTCCAAGGAACACAAGCAGCGCGAAGCTGAGTTCCTGCGCGACAAGGCCAACCAGCAATCCAACCTGAACAAAGCCAAAGCCACCAAAGCGGCTGAGGAGCGTCGTTCAGAAGAGCTGGAAAAGAAGTACAAAGAGCAGGAAATTCAGGTAGCGGCCAAGCGTAAGCAGCTGCAAGAGCGTCTGGGCTCACTGAAAGAACTGTTCGGCCACCTGACCTCAACCGCCGGTGACCTGCGTTCCAACATCAACACCTCTGTGGTTTCTGCCCAGTACGGTGACCGCACTGTGTTCCTGGATGAGCTTATCGACAAGATGAACTCAGCCACCAAGCTGCCCAAGATCGAAGAGATCGAGAAGCTGTGGTACGAAATGCAGCGCGAGACTGTTGAAGGCGGCAAGATTGCTTCTTTCACCGGTACCGTAATCAAGCCTAACGGTGACAAGCTGACTCAGACCATTGTTCGCATCGGTAACTACAACCTGGTGTCCGATGGCAAGTACCTGACCTTCGATCCCAAAAACGGCAAAATCGAAGAGCTGGTGCGTCAGCCCGATGCATTCACCGCTAACGCTGCGGCGCTGCAGAACGCTACTTCCGGCTTCACTAAAACCGGTATCGACCCCACGGGTCCTGCTGGCGGCTCACTGCTGCAAGCGCTGATCAACAGCCCTTCCCTGGAAGAGCGTTGGCATCAGGGTGGCACCACCGGTTATGTGATCACCGCTGTGGGTGCATTTGCCCTGCTGTTGGCCCTGATCCGCTTCTTCGCACTGGTAGGTATTTCTTCTAAAGTCAGCGCTCAGCTGAAGCAGGAAAAAGCCAACCCGAACAACCCACTGGGTCGCGTGCTGAAAGTTGCCGAAGACAATCCGAATGTGGATGGCGAAACCCTGGAGCTGAAACTGGAAGAGGCGGTGCTGAAAGAGCGTCCCGCGATCGAGTCCGGCTTGCAGCTGCTGAAGATCATTTCCATGGTGGCACCGCTGCTGGGTCTGCTGGGTACCGTGACCGGTATGATCGTGACCTTCCAGGCCATCACCATCTTCGGTGCGGGCGATCCAAAGGCGATGGCCGGCGGTATCTCCGGTGCTCTGGTGACCACTGTACTGGGTCTGATTGTGGCGATTCCAACCGTTCTGTTGCACACCTTCCTGAACGGAAAAGCCAAGCGCGTACTGCATATCCTTGAAGAGCAGAGTGCTGGCATCATCGCTGAAAACGCCGAAAAGAAGTAG
- a CDS encoding MotA/TolQ/ExbB proton channel family protein, producing the protein MLALMDAIAAINAFMDTGGPILKWIAALTFVMWTLIFERVWYFKGSLKGDVQSALDTWEARKERKSWNAHQVRYALISRISEKINGNMDMIATMVALCPLLGLLGTVTGMIEVFNILAVTGGGDAKSMASGVSQATIPTMAGMVAALSGLFANTFLTRTAENEAQLLADHLTMDH; encoded by the coding sequence ATGTTGGCATTGATGGACGCGATTGCAGCCATTAACGCCTTTATGGACACGGGCGGTCCCATCCTTAAGTGGATCGCCGCCCTGACCTTTGTCATGTGGACCCTGATTTTCGAGCGGGTCTGGTATTTCAAGGGCAGTCTGAAAGGCGACGTGCAATCTGCACTCGATACCTGGGAGGCGCGCAAAGAGCGTAAATCCTGGAATGCGCATCAGGTGCGATACGCGCTTATTTCACGTATCTCTGAAAAGATTAACGGCAACATGGACATGATCGCGACCATGGTCGCCCTGTGTCCACTGTTGGGTCTGCTGGGGACTGTGACCGGGATGATTGAAGTGTTCAACATCCTCGCAGTAACTGGTGGTGGTGATGCCAAGTCCATGGCGAGCGGTGTGTCCCAGGCCACCATTCCTACCATGGCGGGCATGGTGGCAGCGCTTTCCGGCCTGTTCGCCAACACCTTCCTGACCCGTACGGCAGAGAATGAAGCCCAATTGCTGGCCGACCATCTGACGATGGATCACTAA
- a CDS encoding ExbD/TolR family protein — protein MSKRPTKEEDVGAIDLTPMLDVVFIMLIFFIVTASFIKEAGIDVNRPDATTSLLKKNANILVAISANNEIWIAKQQVDERDIKSHIERLYAENPKGALVIQADNDAQIEFVAKVVEAAREVTVLDVSVATNK, from the coding sequence ATGAGTAAAAGACCAACTAAAGAAGAGGATGTCGGCGCGATTGACTTAACGCCGATGCTCGACGTGGTATTTATCATGTTGATCTTCTTCATCGTGACCGCATCGTTCATTAAAGAAGCCGGTATTGACGTTAACCGCCCGGATGCCACTACGTCGCTCTTGAAAAAGAACGCCAACATTCTGGTGGCCATTAGCGCCAATAACGAAATCTGGATTGCCAAACAACAGGTCGATGAGCGCGATATCAAATCGCACATCGAGCGTTTGTATGCAGAGAACCCGAAAGGTGCTCTGGTGATTCAGGCTGACAACGATGCGCAAATCGAATTTGTCGCTAAGGTTGTTGAGGCAGCGCGTGAAGTGACTGTCCTTGACGTGTCTGTTGCCACTAACAAGTAA
- a CDS encoding energy transducer TonB has protein sequence MNIVKVGVAAATTASLIFLMHFLIARDLQEPKETDEFKVVDITMPEREIKTQYETPEAVKPDDPTPPPEMPEMDFDTPDLNPNAINMGAPKVAANLKVGGIGGFSSDGEYLPIVKVQPVYPRRALARGIEGYVIVEFVVTKNGSVRDPVVVEAEPEGIFNSAAMKAALKFKYKPRVVDGEPIEVPGVRNKITFAIAK, from the coding sequence ATGAACATCGTAAAAGTAGGTGTAGCAGCGGCCACTACGGCAAGTTTGATTTTCCTGATGCATTTTTTGATTGCGCGTGACCTGCAGGAACCCAAAGAGACCGATGAGTTCAAAGTGGTGGATATCACCATGCCTGAACGCGAAATCAAAACGCAATATGAAACGCCGGAAGCAGTGAAGCCGGACGATCCGACACCTCCGCCAGAAATGCCGGAAATGGACTTTGATACTCCGGATCTGAATCCGAATGCCATTAACATGGGTGCGCCGAAAGTAGCGGCAAACCTCAAGGTTGGCGGCATTGGTGGCTTTTCAAGTGATGGTGAGTATCTGCCCATTGTTAAAGTGCAGCCGGTTTATCCGCGTCGCGCTCTGGCTCGTGGCATTGAAGGCTATGTGATTGTGGAATTCGTGGTGACTAAAAACGGTTCGGTTCGCGATCCGGTTGTAGTCGAGGCAGAACCTGAAGGTATCTTCAACAGTGCAGCTATGAAGGCCGCGCTCAAGTTCAAGTACAAGCCACGTGTTGTGGACGGCGAGCCCATTGAGGTGCCCGGTGTTCGTAACAAGATCACATTCGCTATCGCGAAGTAA
- a CDS encoding tetratricopeptide repeat protein, with protein sequence MQDTVFAKHVSAGTAFAQEEQKPKHKTRKTPALRENVYKKLAEVQVFTDAGDWNGALKELNEIKSESSKWNGYELAQLYNYYGFVYYSLERYNDSLNAYERVIANPDDIPEGLETATLFTMAQLYFIQENYRKAIDLLTRWMNLSPIVGADAYVLRGQAHYSLNEFDKALPDINWAVNDYEGKGKIPKENWFALQRAIYYEKGDNKMVIKILEKLVRHYPKTSYWRQLSGMYGTVGREKDQLHSLEAAYMMNAVKNEKELLNLAYLFLGEEAPYKAAKIIDKGIKDKNIEPTSKNLEVLSQAWRMAQEIKKSLPEMEKAAAKSDNGDLYARLAGLYLDNDMLDKAIDAGKVALKRGGVKRADSLHIVMGMAYVTKKQYDSGISSFKEAAKDKRSVKFANQWIQFAEAEKHREQQLKL encoded by the coding sequence TTGCAGGATACCGTGTTTGCCAAGCATGTCAGCGCTGGTACTGCATTCGCTCAGGAAGAGCAAAAGCCGAAGCACAAAACCCGCAAGACGCCGGCACTGCGTGAAAACGTCTACAAAAAGCTGGCTGAAGTTCAGGTGTTCACCGATGCCGGCGATTGGAATGGCGCGCTGAAAGAACTGAACGAAATCAAAAGCGAATCATCCAAGTGGAATGGCTATGAGTTGGCACAGCTGTATAACTACTACGGCTTCGTGTACTACTCGTTAGAGCGTTACAACGACTCTCTGAATGCCTATGAGCGCGTAATCGCAAACCCGGACGATATTCCTGAAGGGCTTGAAACCGCAACACTGTTCACGATGGCTCAGCTGTATTTCATTCAGGAAAACTACAGAAAAGCCATTGATTTGCTGACTCGCTGGATGAATCTGTCGCCGATTGTTGGTGCAGATGCATACGTGCTTCGTGGCCAGGCTCACTATTCCTTAAACGAATTTGATAAAGCGTTGCCGGATATTAACTGGGCTGTTAACGACTACGAAGGCAAAGGCAAAATTCCTAAGGAAAACTGGTTTGCACTTCAGCGGGCAATCTACTATGAGAAAGGCGATAACAAAATGGTTATCAAGATTCTCGAAAAGCTTGTCCGGCATTACCCTAAGACTTCCTACTGGCGTCAGCTGTCTGGCATGTATGGCACCGTAGGTCGCGAAAAGGATCAGCTGCATTCGCTTGAGGCCGCATATATGATGAATGCGGTTAAAAACGAAAAAGAGCTGCTGAACCTTGCGTACCTGTTTTTGGGTGAAGAAGCACCTTATAAAGCTGCAAAGATTATCGACAAAGGCATCAAGGACAAAAACATTGAGCCCACTTCCAAGAATTTAGAAGTGTTGTCGCAGGCATGGCGTATGGCGCAAGAGATTAAAAAGTCTCTGCCAGAAATGGAGAAAGCCGCCGCCAAATCTGACAATGGTGATCTGTACGCGCGACTGGCCGGGTTGTACCTCGATAACGATATGCTGGATAAAGCAATTGATGCCGGTAAAGTGGCACTCAAGCGTGGCGGTGTGAAGCGCGCCGACAGCCTGCATATCGTAATGGGTATGGCTTACGTCACTAAGAAGCAGTACGACAGCGGTATTTCGTCCTTCAAAGAAGCGGCGAAAGACAAGCGTTCCGTGAAGTTTGCCAATCAGTGGATACAGTTCGCGGAGGCTGAAAAGCATCGTGAACAACAGTTGAAACTGTAA
- a CDS encoding arylsulfatase, giving the protein MKRSVWPLAAALGLLLAGCGADNSAPVSAKPTKDAMPSHGTVEFKGKIAREYENSEEWWPDAYKSAPEGAPNVVLILLDDTGFAQLGSFGGLTETPNLDALAENGLRYNNFHTTALCSPSRASIMAGRNPHSIGLGSHSLTAMGFPGYNAIIPENAKSVAKILQQNGFVNYALGKWDHTPLNEVSQTGPFTRWPSGEGFDHFYGFMAADADQYRTVMFEDHAPIEPWKHAGDDYHNSEDLADKAIKYITGHVSTAPKRPFMVFLAPGGMHSPHQAPEAYLKKYRGKFDMGWDKAREMILQKQKALGIVPANTQMTERPADIPAWDTLNADEKKLYARQMEVFAAMLDHLDEQIGRVVATLKRVGKYDNTVIMVTSDNGASGEGGLAGTFNETYVLNGLQTAFDANMRKYDKWGDRDTYPHYHAGWAMAGNTPHRYFKQSVHRGGIADPLIIQWPAGIKAKGEIRSQYHHIADIAPTILELTGLTLPDEIDGVPQIPMDGQSMQYSFNNASAPTVKKVQYYEMFGNRAIWAGGWKAVTLHGKRMPWITNSVTPFEDDVWELYNLNEDFSGAVDLADKFPEKLEEMKALFDQEAWKYNVYPLYDDMIMRLSRQQDRQFGDQTEFVFYYPGAVRIAEKASPPIKGRSHIISTQLNYTGVEEGVIVACGGFTGGYATFIKDGKFYYDYNFLDGVHYILESPALAAGEYNFEVKFTHTGQFAGYAELFVNGKMVDKVDMPQTHISTFSLSEPFDVGVDNGTPVSTLYSDAFEYTGELDKVVFRLLDK; this is encoded by the coding sequence ATGAAACGTTCAGTATGGCCGCTAGCTGCAGCCCTGGGCTTATTACTTGCCGGGTGCGGAGCGGATAACAGCGCGCCGGTCTCGGCCAAGCCGACGAAAGATGCGATGCCCTCGCATGGCACTGTTGAATTCAAAGGCAAAATCGCGCGCGAATACGAAAACTCGGAAGAGTGGTGGCCGGATGCGTATAAATCTGCGCCGGAGGGTGCACCTAACGTGGTATTGATTCTTCTGGATGACACCGGTTTTGCCCAATTGGGCAGTTTTGGTGGTCTGACTGAGACCCCCAATCTGGACGCGCTTGCCGAAAACGGTCTTCGTTACAACAACTTTCATACCACGGCTCTGTGTTCTCCTTCGCGGGCGTCGATTATGGCGGGCCGCAATCCCCATTCCATCGGACTGGGCTCGCACTCGCTGACCGCCATGGGTTTCCCGGGCTATAACGCAATCATTCCCGAAAACGCCAAGTCGGTAGCCAAGATCCTTCAGCAAAATGGTTTTGTGAATTATGCGCTGGGCAAATGGGATCACACGCCGCTGAACGAAGTGTCACAGACGGGCCCGTTTACCCGTTGGCCCAGTGGGGAAGGCTTCGATCATTTCTACGGCTTTATGGCCGCCGACGCGGATCAATATCGCACCGTCATGTTTGAAGATCATGCGCCCATTGAGCCCTGGAAACATGCCGGCGACGACTACCATAACTCGGAAGATCTGGCAGACAAGGCAATCAAGTACATCACCGGGCATGTATCAACCGCGCCCAAGCGTCCGTTCATGGTATTCCTGGCACCGGGTGGTATGCATTCACCGCATCAGGCACCAGAAGCTTACCTGAAAAAATACCGGGGCAAGTTCGACATGGGCTGGGACAAAGCCCGGGAAATGATTCTGCAAAAACAAAAGGCCCTGGGCATTGTGCCTGCAAATACGCAAATGACGGAGCGGCCTGCAGATATCCCGGCGTGGGATACACTGAACGCGGACGAGAAAAAACTCTATGCCCGTCAGATGGAAGTGTTTGCTGCGATGCTCGATCATCTGGATGAACAAATCGGCCGCGTGGTTGCCACGCTCAAGCGCGTGGGTAAATACGACAATACCGTGATCATGGTGACGTCGGACAATGGCGCGTCGGGTGAAGGTGGACTTGCCGGTACATTCAATGAAACCTATGTGCTGAATGGTTTACAAACCGCGTTTGACGCAAACATGCGCAAATACGATAAATGGGGCGATCGCGACACCTACCCTCATTATCACGCGGGCTGGGCGATGGCGGGCAATACGCCACACCGGTATTTCAAGCAAAGCGTGCACCGCGGGGGCATTGCCGATCCGCTGATTATTCAGTGGCCTGCAGGCATCAAAGCCAAAGGCGAAATTCGCAGTCAGTATCACCATATCGCGGATATCGCACCGACGATTCTTGAGTTGACGGGCCTGACTTTGCCGGACGAGATCGATGGCGTACCGCAGATCCCGATGGATGGGCAGAGCATGCAATACAGCTTCAACAATGCCAGCGCACCCACCGTCAAAAAAGTGCAGTATTACGAGATGTTTGGCAATCGCGCTATCTGGGCCGGCGGTTGGAAAGCGGTAACGCTGCATGGGAAGCGCATGCCATGGATCACCAATTCTGTGACGCCCTTTGAGGATGATGTGTGGGAGTTGTACAACCTGAACGAAGACTTCAGTGGTGCAGTGGATCTTGCAGATAAGTTCCCAGAAAAACTGGAAGAAATGAAGGCGTTGTTTGATCAGGAAGCATGGAAATACAATGTGTATCCGCTCTACGACGACATGATCATGCGTCTGTCCCGCCAGCAGGATCGTCAGTTTGGTGATCAGACGGAATTTGTATTCTATTATCCGGGTGCCGTTCGCATTGCTGAAAAGGCCTCACCGCCTATCAAAGGTCGCTCCCATATCATCAGCACACAGTTGAATTACACCGGTGTGGAGGAAGGGGTGATTGTCGCCTGTGGCGGATTTACCGGGGGTTACGCAACCTTTATCAAGGATGGCAAATTCTACTATGACTACAACTTCTTGGACGGTGTGCATTACATTCTTGAAAGTCCGGCGCTGGCGGCGGGTGAATACAACTTTGAAGTGAAGTTTACTCACACGGGTCAATTTGCCGGTTACGCTGAACTGTTCGTCAATGGCAAGATGGTAGACAAGGTGGATATGCCGCAAACGCACATTTCAACTTTCTCGCTGAGCGAGCCATTTGACGTTGGTGTCGATAATGGAACGCCGGTGTCTACCCTGTACTCCGACGCGTTTGAATATACCGGAGAATTGGACAAAGTTGTGTTCAGGCTTTTGGATAAGTAA
- a CDS encoding TonB-dependent receptor → MKRQRESFRHTLLFSAIAVAAGLPTTSLAQDKAIEEVTVVGSRISRNSEFEGATPVQVFDREAIDKSGYNNLQQIFEKSPVAGNGTFSTRGNNQDSTANGAAAVSLRGLGADATLVLVNGRRVAISAFAEGITTNFVDINAIPVGAIERVEVLKDGASAIYGSDAVAGVVNIVLRKDFDGFEVSGSYGNTTDTDNDEKTLSAIWGVNGENESNMTLIFDYFKNSALMNRDRGRLGTANQAPNGGMDFRSSRGYPGRFVVDGTTQRDPACPTDSIAGPGGNTCVYDYGPWNVLTPEAERVGLLGSGHRMLTDDIELFTEIGVQHNRSSARGAPTPLDESAGLTVPVTHPGNPYTGATSIDVGRYRTVDAGARVWDIQTTNLRVLFGLKGTVNDWNWELSAQRARSESKQTGDRSQGWVRTDFLQQEIDAGRYNPFGATQNPQSVIDAITTSLVRQGTSQMSMVDFNISGDLFDMAGGAAAMAAGVEYREESASDIPDDQFQRGLIFGTESVSAAAKRDIGSAYVEVALPVMENLDVTLAGRYDNYSDFGSTTNPMINARWAVTEAVSLRASWGQGFRAPSLAQIGLGPSQESLFFEDVYGCADNPVYCASTDYTVIFSGNPDLEAEESESYNVGVVFQPSDDLTLSLDLWNIKQENKIDEVPVGYLYTQFCDVQNSSVCVRSAPLPGDTLGALQSVNSGYINIGEQDAGGVDFSARYSGLELADGALGFRFDYAYLAKFDRVELNADGSSLITRKLAGEYKYPKHRWVAAGDLDWDSFGMTASVNYTGEFEDTPDIDFDGSPDYDTNTSRMVDKFVTVNLQARYTGMENTQVSFGVDNLLDEDVPFAIGDGDSDLYGYVSSQHSPRGRFVYGKVTYSF, encoded by the coding sequence ATGAAACGCCAGAGAGAAAGCTTTCGCCACACGTTGTTATTCAGTGCCATCGCCGTGGCAGCCGGCTTGCCCACCACAAGCCTCGCCCAGGACAAAGCCATAGAAGAAGTGACCGTGGTAGGTTCACGCATTTCGCGCAACAGCGAATTTGAAGGTGCAACACCGGTACAGGTGTTCGATCGCGAGGCCATTGATAAATCCGGGTACAACAATCTTCAGCAAATATTTGAAAAGTCACCGGTTGCCGGTAACGGGACATTTTCAACCCGGGGCAATAATCAGGACTCTACCGCTAACGGCGCGGCAGCGGTGAGCTTGCGCGGGCTGGGCGCGGACGCCACATTGGTACTGGTAAACGGACGTCGCGTTGCAATCAGTGCTTTCGCTGAAGGTATTACCACCAATTTTGTGGATATCAACGCCATTCCGGTAGGCGCTATCGAACGGGTTGAGGTGCTTAAAGACGGCGCCTCGGCAATTTACGGCTCGGATGCCGTCGCCGGTGTGGTCAACATTGTATTGCGCAAGGACTTTGACGGTTTCGAGGTGTCCGGTAGCTACGGCAATACCACCGACACAGACAATGATGAAAAAACCCTGTCCGCCATTTGGGGCGTCAATGGCGAAAACGAATCGAATATGACACTCATATTCGACTACTTCAAAAACAGTGCACTGATGAACCGCGACCGCGGCCGCTTGGGCACCGCCAACCAAGCGCCCAATGGCGGCATGGATTTCCGGTCCTCACGGGGCTACCCCGGCCGGTTTGTGGTTGACGGCACCACGCAACGCGACCCCGCTTGCCCAACAGACAGTATCGCCGGCCCCGGCGGCAATACCTGTGTTTACGATTACGGTCCATGGAACGTATTGACGCCCGAGGCCGAACGCGTTGGCTTGCTCGGCAGTGGCCATCGCATGCTTACCGATGATATCGAGCTGTTCACAGAAATAGGCGTTCAGCACAACCGCTCGTCCGCGCGCGGCGCACCCACACCCTTGGATGAAAGCGCGGGCTTAACCGTGCCTGTAACGCATCCTGGCAATCCCTATACCGGCGCTACCAGCATTGATGTTGGCCGCTATCGGACCGTGGATGCAGGCGCACGGGTCTGGGACATTCAGACTACCAATCTGCGCGTTCTGTTCGGACTGAAAGGCACCGTGAACGATTGGAACTGGGAATTGAGCGCCCAACGGGCCCGGTCCGAATCAAAGCAAACCGGCGATCGTTCACAGGGCTGGGTAAGAACCGATTTTCTGCAGCAAGAAATTGACGCCGGCCGATACAACCCTTTTGGTGCAACCCAGAATCCCCAGTCTGTGATTGATGCAATCACCACCAGCCTGGTTCGGCAGGGCACCTCACAAATGAGTATGGTGGACTTCAATATTTCCGGCGACCTGTTTGATATGGCCGGTGGCGCAGCTGCCATGGCGGCTGGCGTCGAATACCGCGAGGAAAGCGCTTCCGATATTCCCGACGATCAATTCCAGCGCGGGCTTATCTTTGGCACCGAGTCCGTCTCTGCCGCCGCCAAGCGCGATATCGGGTCGGCCTATGTGGAAGTCGCGCTGCCGGTAATGGAAAATCTGGATGTGACGCTCGCCGGCCGTTACGACAATTACAGCGACTTTGGCTCCACCACTAACCCGATGATCAACGCCCGCTGGGCTGTTACTGAAGCCGTCAGCCTTCGGGCGTCCTGGGGGCAGGGTTTCCGCGCGCCGTCTCTGGCCCAGATCGGACTCGGTCCATCGCAGGAATCTTTGTTTTTCGAAGATGTGTATGGTTGCGCAGACAACCCGGTTTACTGCGCCAGCACAGACTACACAGTAATATTCTCAGGCAACCCGGATCTCGAGGCCGAAGAGTCTGAGTCTTATAACGTGGGCGTCGTGTTCCAACCCTCCGACGATCTGACCCTGTCCCTCGACCTGTGGAATATAAAACAGGAAAACAAAATCGACGAAGTACCCGTGGGCTATCTATATACCCAATTTTGTGATGTCCAGAACAGCAGCGTATGTGTTCGCTCAGCGCCTTTGCCTGGCGATACGCTCGGAGCGCTGCAGTCCGTCAACAGTGGCTACATCAATATTGGTGAGCAGGATGCAGGCGGCGTAGACTTCAGTGCCCGCTACAGCGGCCTGGAACTCGCTGATGGCGCGCTCGGCTTCCGGTTCGATTACGCCTACCTGGCAAAATTTGACCGGGTAGAGTTGAATGCCGATGGTTCCAGCCTGATCACACGCAAGCTCGCCGGCGAGTACAAGTACCCCAAACATCGCTGGGTGGCGGCGGGCGATTTGGATTGGGATAGCTTCGGAATGACAGCCAGTGTTAACTACACCGGTGAATTCGAAGATACTCCCGATATCGATTTTGACGGTAGTCCGGACTACGACACCAATACATCGCGCATGGTCGACAAGTTTGTCACCGTCAACCTCCAGGCCCGTTATACCGGCATGGAAAATACGCAAGTCAGTTTTGGTGTAGACAACCTGCTGGACGAAGACGTGCCCTTCGCAATCGGCGATGGCGATTCGGACCTGTATGGCTATGTATCCAGCCAACACAGCCCGCGTGGTCGCTTTGTTTATGGAAAAGTCACCTACAGTTTTTAA